One Salvia splendens isolate huo1 chromosome 22, SspV2, whole genome shotgun sequence DNA segment encodes these proteins:
- the LOC121787626 gene encoding lipase 3-like, with protein sequence MQRAVDTVLAVTKESVKTFTYESLHNIVRLINGVSALLLSILPGKASILEGIHGWELRPTFRGPRLPRWMENGVSSFNQFIHEFSVDSDTSSSVDYSSDGEDCDIYPPSPLSQSSRFSRESNFTKQNRSWIWWIGCIISWALYPVKLLFALPLYIINTPRSSGNYPSVAQSPRRLQSLKDHFVQRATDRRHGVVEDLHLAIEFSIESAFDVVHKAAHSILSPADTLGSVCRWFLSKLSFHNDIPSEDFVTSCPTTVLSDKDPAPSERKSSFNLNTDARTCQDVITELGYPYEAIRVVTTDGYVLLLERIPRRDSRKVVYLQHGILDSSMGWVSNGVVGSPAFAAFDQGYDVFLGNLRGLVSREHIDKNISSRQYWKYSINEHGTRDIPAMVEKIHDIKISELKSNQSDPKEESNSDQPYKLCAICHSLGGAAILIYAITRRIEEKPHRLSRMILLSPAGFHHDSTVVFTVSEFLFFLLAPLLAPILPAFYIPTRFFRMLLNKLARDFHNLPAVGGLVQTLMSYVVGGDSSNWVGVLGLPHYNMNDMPGVAFQVALHLAQMKRSKKFAMFDYGSPAANMEVYGSPEPLDLGEYYSLIDIPVDLVAGRKDRVIKPSMVRNHYKVMKDAGVEVSFSEFEYAHLDFTFSHREELLSYVMSRLLLVGPPSKQMQRPKSVKGKRKDLQVKTGK encoded by the exons ATGCAAAGGGCTGTTGACACTGTTCTAGCTGTAACTAAAGA GTCCGTAAAGACGTTCACTTATGAATCTCTTCACAATATTGTAAGACTGATAAATGGAGTGTCAGCACTTTTATTGTCTATTTTGCCTGGGAAGGCTTCCATTCTTGAAGGCATTCATGGTTGGGAGCTTAGGCCAACTTTCCGCGGACCTCGACTTCCTCGTTGGATGGAAAA TGGTGTATCGTCTTTCAATCAATTCATTCATGAATTTTCTGTTGATTCTGACACGTCCTCAAGTGTGGATTATTCATCCGATGGAGAAGATTGTGATATTTATCCTCCATCTCCTCTGTCACAAAGTTCCCGATTCTCACGAGAAAGTAATTTTACGAAACAGAATAGAAGTTGGATATGGTGGATAGGATGTATAATCTCATGGGCTTTGTATCCTGTGAAATTACTTTTTGCCCTGCCACTATATATCATTAATACCCCGAGGAGTTCTGGAAACTATCCTTCAGTTGCACAATCTCCTAGAAGACTGCAAAGTCTAAAGGATCATTTTGTTCAACGGGCCACTGATCGCAGACATGGCGTCGTTGAG GATCTCCACCTAGCAATTGAGTTTTCTATAGAATCTGCATTCGATGTTGTTCACAAGGCGGCCCATAGCATTCTATCTCCAGCAGATACCTTGGGAAGTGTATGCCGGTGGTTCTTATCCAAACTCAGTTTTCACAACGACATTCCTTCTGAGGATTTTGTCACTTCTTGCCCCACTACTGTTCTATCAGATAAGGATCCAGCTCCTTCAGAAAGGAAATCGTCTTTCAACCTCAATACCGATGCCAGGACATGTCAAGATGTCATAACGGAGCTTGG GTATCCTTATGAAGCTATCCGTGTAGTTACAACTGATGGCTATGTACTTCTTCTGGAAAGAATTCCAAG GAGAGATTCACGAAAAGTTGTCTATCTGCAGCATGGAATACTAGATTCATCTATGGG TTGGGTGTCAAATGGTGTTGTCGGTTCTCCTGCTTTTGCAGCCTTTGATCAAG GTTATGATGTTTTTCTTGGAAATTTACGGGGATTGGTTTCAAGAGAACATATCGACAAGAATATCTCATCACGGCA ATATTGGAAATACTCAATTAATGAGCATGGGACTCGAGATATACCAGCAATGGTAGAGAAGATACACGACATTAAGATTTCTGAATTGAAGTCTAACCAATCTGATCCCAAGGAAGAAAGTAACAGCGATCAACCTTACAAACTTTGTGCAATTTGTCACAGCCTAGGAGGAGCTGCCATTCTGATATATGCTATAACTCGTCGGATAGAGGAAAAGCCCCATAGACTGTCCAGAATGATCCTACTCTCACCAGCTGGCTTTCACCATGATTCTACAGTCGTATTCACAGTATCGGAGTTCCTGTTTTTCCTGCTTGCTCCTCTGTTAGCACCTATCTTGCCAGCCTTCTACATTCCCACTAGGTTTTTCCGTATGCTGCTAAATAAGTTGGCTCGCGACTTCCACAACTTACCTGCTGTCGGGGGACTGGTACAGACACTCATGAGTTATGTGGTGGGTGGGGACAGCTCAAACTGGGTAGGCGTTTTAGGTCTACCACACTACAATATGAACGACATGCCAGGCGTCGCGTTCCAGGTGGCACTGCATCTGGCGCAGATGAAGCGCTCCAAGAAATTTGCAATGTTCGACTATGGCAGTCCCGCTGCAAATATGGAGGTGTATGGTTCCCCAGAGCCGTTGGACCTGGGGGAGTACTACAGCTTGATCGATATCCCCGTCGATCTCGTGGCCGGGAGGAAGGACAGGGTGATCAAGCCATCCATGGTGAGGAACCACTACAAAGTGATGAAGGATGCAGGAGTGGAGGTGTCCTTCAGCGAGTTTGAGTACGCGCACCTGGACTTCACGTTCTCTCACCGTGAGGAGCTCCTGTCCTACGTGATGTCGCGTCTGCTGCTGGTGGGTCCGCCCTCAAAACAGATGCAGAGGCCTAAATCTGTCAAGGGGAAGAGAAAAGATCTGCAGGTGAAAACAGGCAAATGA